In Lachnospiraceae bacterium, one DNA window encodes the following:
- a CDS encoding [FeFe] hydrogenase, group A, with amino-acid sequence MGIMTIDGQSIEFTDEPNVLSVIRKAGIDIPTLCYHSELSIYGACRLCTVENDRGKTFASCSEKPKDGMVVYTNTPRLMRYRKLILELLLAAHCRDCTTCIKSGECHLQELAHRMGVHEIRFENVREQQPIDTSSHAIIRDPNKCILCGDCVRMCDNVQNINAIDFAYRGTEAQVMPAFNKKIAETDCVGCGQCRVVCPTGAISIRTNIDEVWEALADKNTKVIAQIAPAVRVAIGDHFGYAKGENVMGKLVGVLHRLGFDEVYDTSYGADLTVVEESKEFIERFTSGQKMPLFTSCCPAWVKYCETKYPEFVPNLSTCRSPQQMFGAVVREYYKDPEKNEGKKIVSVSIMPCTAKKEEILRPESFTNGKQDVDYVLTTTEVVRMIRKSGIVFDRVEIEAADVPFGIGSGSGVIFGVTGGVTEAVLRRLQQGHSRVDMEAIKKSGVRGDEGIKTLTYDYNGREIRAAVVNGLANADKLLQKIKNHEEEYDFVEIMACRRGCIMGGGQPVNAGPRTRKARMKGLYDTDINTQIKKSNENPMILSLYDTLLKGKEHELLHRNFSGK; translated from the coding sequence ATGGGAATTATGACGATTGACGGACAATCCATTGAATTTACAGATGAACCCAATGTATTGTCAGTAATAAGAAAAGCCGGGATCGATATCCCTACATTGTGCTATCATTCAGAATTATCTATATACGGTGCCTGCCGTCTTTGTACAGTGGAAAATGACAGGGGGAAAACATTTGCTTCCTGTTCTGAAAAACCAAAGGACGGAATGGTAGTCTATACTAATACACCAAGACTGATGCGTTACCGCAAGCTGATCCTGGAGCTGCTTTTGGCAGCCCACTGCAGAGACTGTACTACCTGTATTAAGAGCGGTGAATGTCATTTACAGGAGCTGGCTCACCGTATGGGTGTTCATGAGATACGCTTTGAGAATGTAAGGGAGCAGCAGCCTATTGATACCAGTTCACATGCCATTATCAGGGATCCGAATAAATGTATCCTTTGCGGTGACTGTGTAAGAATGTGTGACAATGTGCAGAATATCAATGCCATTGATTTTGCATACCGCGGAACAGAAGCCCAGGTAATGCCTGCTTTTAATAAAAAGATTGCAGAAACAGACTGTGTTGGCTGTGGACAGTGCCGTGTTGTCTGTCCTACAGGTGCGATCAGTATCCGCACCAATATAGATGAAGTATGGGAAGCACTGGCTGACAAAAATACAAAGGTGATCGCACAGATCGCTCCTGCGGTACGTGTGGCTATTGGAGATCATTTTGGCTATGCAAAGGGCGAAAATGTAATGGGTAAGCTGGTAGGTGTGCTTCACAGACTGGGCTTTGATGAGGTTTATGATACTTCTTACGGTGCAGACCTGACAGTTGTGGAAGAGTCCAAGGAGTTTATTGAACGGTTTACTTCCGGTCAGAAAATGCCATTGTTTACATCCTGCTGTCCTGCATGGGTGAAATATTGTGAAACAAAATATCCGGAATTTGTGCCAAATCTTTCTACCTGCCGCTCTCCACAGCAGATGTTTGGAGCTGTGGTCCGTGAATATTATAAGGATCCGGAGAAGAACGAAGGAAAGAAGATCGTATCCGTTTCCATTATGCCGTGTACGGCAAAGAAGGAGGAAATCCTGCGGCCGGAGTCCTTTACAAATGGCAAGCAGGATGTGGATTATGTGCTGACTACAACGGAAGTGGTAAGGATGATCCGTAAGTCCGGTATTGTATTTGACCGGGTGGAGATCGAGGCTGCGGATGTACCATTTGGCATCGGTTCCGGAAGCGGTGTTATCTTTGGTGTTACAGGCGGTGTTACAGAGGCGGTACTTCGCAGACTGCAGCAGGGACACAGTAGAGTAGATATGGAAGCTATTAAAAAAAGCGGTGTCCGGGGCGACGAAGGTATTAAGACATTGACATATGACTATAATGGAAGGGAGATCCGGGCAGCTGTGGTAAATGGTCTGGCAAATGCAGATAAGCTGCTGCAGAAGATCAAGAACCATGAAGAGGAGTATGATTTTGTGGAAATAATGGCGTGCCGCAGAGGCTGTATCATGGGCGGCGGCCAGCCTGTAAATGCAGGACCGAGAACCAGAAAGGCCAGAATGAAGGGCCTGTATGATACAGATATAAATACCCAGATCAAGAAGTCAAATGAGAACCCGATGATCCTTTCATTGTATGATACTCTGTTAAAGGGCAAGGAGCATGAATTGCTGCATAGAAACTTTTCAGGGAAATAA
- the nrdG gene encoding anaerobic ribonucleoside-triphosphate reductase activating protein: MNYGNIKECDIADGPGVRVSLFVSGCRHHCKGCFNSETWDFQYGVPFTEETQDKILELLKPGYIQGFTLLGGEPFEPENQQVLVHLLKKIRETYPQKDIWCYSGYLLDKDMQPGGAVYTEYTKEMLKQIDVLIDGEFVEAKKDLTLIFRGSSNQRIMCLKDGEFAGMWQK; encoded by the coding sequence ATGAATTATGGAAATATAAAGGAATGTGATATTGCAGATGGTCCAGGCGTAAGAGTGTCTTTATTTGTTTCCGGCTGCCGCCACCATTGTAAAGGCTGTTTTAATTCAGAAACCTGGGATTTTCAATATGGCGTTCCTTTTACAGAGGAAACACAGGATAAGATCCTGGAGCTGTTAAAGCCGGGATATATCCAGGGCTTTACACTTCTTGGGGGAGAACCCTTTGAACCGGAAAATCAGCAGGTACTTGTCCACCTTTTAAAGAAGATCCGTGAGACTTATCCACAAAAAGATATATGGTGTTACAGTGGATATTTATTGGATAAGGATATGCAGCCCGGTGGTGCTGTGTATACAGAATATACAAAAGAGATGCTGAAACAGATCGATGTGCTCATAGACGGAGAATTTGTGGAAGCAAAGAAAGACCTGACCCTGATCTTTCGTGGAAGCTCCAATCAGCGGATCATGTGCTTAAAGGATGGGGAATTTGCAGGTATGTGGCAGAAATAA
- a CDS encoding NPCBM/NEW2 domain-containing protein: MRRRFSVAAAALALSVALTVPAYAGTWKYVNDQWKYQRGTNKFAYNEWIKDNGKYYYIGNDGIMKTGWQQVNNQWYYMDQTGVMQTGWFKDTDGKWYFLYPNGAMAVNTVIDGRTIGADGVWVPNEGDTEPANTMDLETGYLVQNLEGISKKGYTIISSGKTAAGTRWGNAIRLKGKGSYVQCNTNGEYRLLSGVFGPSSQFDSANMARITVYGDEDQVLYTSQDIHHNEKNVYFGVDVSGQKQIRVEVSLIKDNEWDDPVILFDGLSLYK; this comes from the coding sequence ATGAGAAGACGTTTTTCGGTTGCAGCGGCAGCGCTGGCATTAAGTGTGGCTTTAACAGTTCCTGCTTATGCGGGAACATGGAAATATGTAAATGACCAGTGGAAATACCAGAGAGGTACCAACAAGTTTGCATATAATGAGTGGATCAAAGATAATGGAAAATATTATTATATTGGCAACGACGGTATTATGAAGACCGGCTGGCAGCAGGTCAATAATCAGTGGTATTACATGGATCAGACAGGTGTGATGCAGACTGGCTGGTTTAAGGATACAGATGGAAAATGGTATTTCCTGTATCCAAATGGTGCTATGGCTGTAAACACAGTGATCGATGGCAGGACCATTGGAGCAGATGGCGTGTGGGTTCCAAATGAAGGAGATACAGAGCCAGCGAATACTATGGACCTGGAAACTGGTTATCTGGTACAGAATCTGGAAGGAATTTCAAAGAAGGGCTATACCATTATTTCTTCCGGCAAGACAGCAGCTGGTACACGTTGGGGCAATGCGATCCGCTTAAAAGGTAAAGGCAGCTATGTTCAGTGCAATACAAACGGTGAATACAGGCTGTTATCCGGTGTATTTGGACCGTCTTCACAGTTTGACAGTGCAAATATGGCAAGAATAACTGTTTATGGTGATGAAGATCAGGTATTGTATACGTCACAGGATATTCATCATAATGAAAAGAATGTATATTTTGGTGTGGATGTATCCGGACAGAAGCAGATCCGTGTAGAAGTATCCCTGATCAAGGATAATGAATGGGATGATCCGGTTATTTTATTTGATGGACTGTCACTTTATAAGTAA
- the tnpA gene encoding IS200/IS605 family transposase: MCMKENLIHSRTCVYNINYHVVWSVKYRRKILSAEIETYLKELVQKIASDKGFTVHLFEVGEGDHIHCFVSAPPKLSVTDIVKYLKGITGRKFFEKYPAIRQKLWKGQLWNHSYYVETIGSVSEENIRRYIEHQSKSY; this comes from the coding sequence ATGTGTATGAAAGAGAATTTAATACATTCAAGAACTTGTGTATATAATATTAATTACCATGTGGTATGGTCAGTGAAATATCGCAGGAAAATTTTATCAGCAGAGATTGAAACTTATCTAAAAGAACTGGTTCAGAAAATAGCATCCGATAAAGGTTTTACGGTTCATCTTTTTGAAGTTGGTGAAGGTGATCATATTCATTGCTTTGTGTCTGCACCGCCGAAACTGTCAGTGACTGATATTGTAAAGTATTTAAAAGGAATTACAGGAAGAAAATTCTTTGAAAAATATCCGGCAATCCGTCAGAAACTTTGGAAAGGTCAGCTTTGGAATCACTCATATTATGTAGAAACAATCGGTTCGGTGTCGGAAGAAAATATCCGACGCTATATCGAGCATCAGAGCAAATCTTACTAG
- a CDS encoding transposase: MLLTHETTIVLNKNDANIVGHMCYAAYKLWNVCNYERNNYKNLGLEKYPDWYYQKSKHKDDLWFKSLPSQTAQEICKLLDKSWKSFYQLKESGGIENPGTPRYKKDKMPITYMQNGIQHEKGSFNVRLSLPKKLKEYMAHTYDIRAAYLYLKNPVFSNMDIIKQIKIYPPANDGTSRILVIYEVEDVLPEEDNGHYLSIDLGLHNLMTCYDNVGKTFIIGREYLSLSYFYNKEIARVQSQWGRIQAAREMEDLKTSKHLQKLYRKKNDCIKDYIHKMTRYITNYCVKNDIHTVVIGDIKGIRKEKNLGRKNNQKIHSLPYARIYMQLEYKFKMKGIRLIRQEESYSSQCPPQSEEVSCIYAEKRNRKKRGIYIVDTVIYNADAVGAYNILRKYHAVSGKEIDMPVTGLSSTKIIKVAV, translated from the coding sequence ATGCTGTTAACACATGAAACAACCATTGTATTAAATAAAAATGATGCAAATATTGTAGGACACATGTGTTATGCGGCTTACAAGCTTTGGAATGTTTGCAATTATGAGAGAAACAACTACAAAAATCTGGGATTGGAGAAATATCCTGACTGGTATTATCAGAAATCAAAACATAAAGATGATCTGTGGTTCAAATCACTCCCGTCACAGACTGCACAGGAAATCTGCAAGCTTTTGGACAAGTCATGGAAATCCTTTTACCAGTTAAAAGAAAGTGGAGGTATCGAGAATCCGGGAACACCAAGATATAAGAAAGATAAAATGCCGATTACGTATATGCAAAATGGCATTCAACATGAAAAAGGCTCTTTCAATGTAAGACTTTCTTTACCGAAAAAGCTGAAGGAGTATATGGCTCATACCTATGATATTCGTGCTGCATACCTTTATTTGAAAAATCCTGTTTTTTCAAACATGGATATCATAAAACAGATAAAAATATATCCTCCGGCAAATGACGGAACCAGCAGGATCCTTGTTATTTATGAGGTGGAAGATGTTTTGCCAGAAGAGGATAATGGACATTATCTGTCGATTGATCTGGGCTTGCATAATCTTATGACTTGTTATGATAATGTAGGGAAAACTTTTATTATTGGAAGGGAATATCTTTCTCTTTCTTATTTTTATAACAAGGAAATCGCGAGAGTCCAGTCACAATGGGGCCGGATCCAGGCTGCAAGGGAAATGGAGGATCTGAAAACATCTAAGCATCTGCAGAAACTCTATCGAAAGAAAAATGACTGTATCAAAGATTATATTCATAAGATGACACGATATATCACGAACTATTGTGTAAAGAATGATATTCATACGGTTGTAATTGGAGATATAAAGGGGATTCGTAAAGAGAAAAACCTGGGAAGGAAAAACAACCAGAAGATTCACAGTCTGCCATATGCCCGTATCTATATGCAGTTAGAGTATAAGTTTAAAATGAAAGGGATTCGCCTGATAAGACAGGAAGAAAGTTATTCCAGTCAATGTCCGCCACAGTCAGAAGAAGTATCGTGCATTTATGCAGAGAAAAGGAATCGAAAAAAACGTGGCATCTACATTGTAGATACCGTGATCTACAATGCAGATGCAGTAGGAGCTTATAACATTTTGAGAAAATATCATGCCGTATCCGGCAAAGAAATTGATATGCCCGTAACCGGGCTGAGCAGTACAAAAATAATAAAAGTAGCTGTGTAA
- a CDS encoding MATE family efflux transporter → MKTNTDLFEKVPVPKAVATMAVPTMISMLVVVIYNMADTFFIGQTQDPLQVAAVSLATPVFMIFMALGNLFGIGGSSAISRALGEKHKERAWHISSFCCYGALGLGVIVAIFSVLGMEVILRLIGASENTIGFARKYLLIISIGAPTILFSTAFANILRGEGAARESMVGNLLGTIVNIVLDPVMILMLGWGVTGAALATIIGNIAACLFYLQYFLRKKSTLTISLKYFKIGGGIARGVVAIGIPASLNNILMSFANIVLNQALVGYGDTPVAAMGVAMKSNMLVVLLQIGLCVGIQPLIGYNYGAGNKKRLMQVFKFTGIVSVVMGTILTLLMMAARKTLVQVFINDAQVIAYGIQMVIALQLSAPFLGILFLCINTIQGMGKAIPSLVLTVCRQGLIFIPLIFILNHMFGLEGVIYAQPAADYLSIVVAILICTHLFRNMEHRNESVEE, encoded by the coding sequence ATGAAAACCAATACGGATCTGTTTGAAAAAGTTCCGGTACCTAAAGCAGTGGCTACTATGGCTGTTCCTACCATGATATCTATGCTGGTAGTTGTCATTTATAACATGGCAGATACCTTTTTTATTGGTCAGACCCAGGATCCGCTGCAGGTTGCTGCTGTATCTTTAGCAACACCGGTATTTATGATTTTTATGGCACTTGGAAACCTGTTTGGCATCGGTGGAAGTTCGGCTATTTCCAGGGCACTGGGAGAAAAGCATAAGGAGCGTGCCTGGCATATCAGTTCATTCTGCTGCTATGGTGCACTGGGACTGGGCGTGATCGTGGCAATTTTTTCTGTACTTGGGATGGAAGTGATTTTGAGACTGATCGGAGCCAGTGAAAATACCATTGGTTTTGCCAGAAAATATCTGCTGATCATTTCCATTGGTGCGCCAACGATCCTGTTTTCCACTGCATTTGCCAATATCTTAAGAGGAGAAGGCGCGGCCAGAGAGTCTATGGTGGGAAACCTGCTTGGAACTATTGTAAATATTGTGCTGGATCCGGTTATGATCCTGATGTTAGGCTGGGGAGTAACAGGCGCAGCATTGGCTACGATCATTGGAAATATTGCAGCATGCCTGTTTTATCTGCAGTATTTTCTTAGGAAAAAGTCTACTTTGACCATTAGTTTAAAGTATTTTAAGATAGGCGGAGGAATCGCAAGGGGAGTTGTAGCAATTGGTATTCCTGCTTCCTTAAATAATATTTTAATGAGTTTTGCAAACATTGTCCTGAATCAGGCATTAGTAGGATATGGAGATACGCCGGTAGCGGCAATGGGCGTTGCCATGAAATCGAATATGCTGGTAGTGTTATTACAGATCGGGCTTTGCGTAGGTATCCAGCCGCTGATCGGATATAATTATGGCGCAGGAAATAAGAAACGTCTGATGCAGGTATTTAAATTTACAGGTATTGTGTCTGTGGTCATGGGAACGATCCTGACACTGCTTATGATGGCAGCAAGAAAAACACTGGTACAGGTATTTATCAATGATGCCCAGGTTATTGCCTATGGTATCCAGATGGTCATTGCATTGCAGCTGTCAGCACCGTTTTTGGGGATCTTGTTCCTGTGTATCAATACGATCCAGGGAATGGGAAAAGCGATCCCGTCGCTGGTCCTGACTGTCTGTCGTCAGGGATTGATCTTTATCCCGCTGATCTTTATTTTAAATCATATGTTTGGACTGGAAGGCGTTATCTATGCACAGCCTGCAGCAGACTATCTGTCTATTGTGGTAGCGATCCTGATCTGTACCCATTTGTTCAGGAATATGGAGCATAGAAATGAGAGCGTTGAGGAATAA
- a CDS encoding HAD family hydrolase: MINKKTGSKTDKKRIVSFDLDMTLLDQATWKIPDSAIEAVEMLRKDSIIVIASGRNMDGMVSVGYKEQIRPDAVIHMNGTRVVAGDELLYEHFMDKELLKRLLSYGEEREIAVGLTIDDKDYFVNPAEVERIDKIRWGESMRDFQDPWKMLELPVRTLAYIGEAGPVSDLEAHFPELKFPLFSSRLGADIIEIQASKANGLVRLCEYYGMDISQTVAFGDSMNDYEIVQAAGTGIAMGNSVQKLKDAADYVTDDIARDGVWKACRHFGWI, encoded by the coding sequence ATGATCAATAAAAAGACAGGCAGCAAAACAGATAAGAAAAGGATCGTAAGTTTTGATCTGGATATGACACTTTTAGATCAGGCTACATGGAAGATACCGGACAGTGCCATAGAAGCGGTGGAGATGCTGCGAAAAGACAGTATTATCGTCATCGCCAGCGGCAGAAATATGGATGGAATGGTCAGTGTGGGCTACAAAGAACAGATAAGGCCAGATGCAGTGATCCATATGAATGGAACCCGTGTGGTTGCCGGGGATGAACTGCTGTATGAGCATTTTATGGATAAAGAGCTTTTAAAACGCCTGCTTTCCTATGGGGAAGAAAGGGAAATTGCCGTGGGGCTGACGATCGATGATAAGGATTACTTTGTGAATCCGGCAGAGGTAGAACGGATCGACAAGATCCGCTGGGGAGAGAGCATGCGTGATTTTCAGGATCCCTGGAAAATGCTGGAACTGCCGGTACGCACGTTAGCTTATATTGGAGAAGCTGGTCCGGTGTCTGATCTGGAGGCACATTTTCCGGAACTTAAATTTCCATTATTTTCCAGCCGGTTAGGGGCAGATATTATAGAAATACAAGCATCCAAGGCAAATGGACTGGTACGTTTATGTGAATACTATGGAATGGATATAAGCCAGACGGTGGCATTTGGAGACAGCATGAATGATTATGAGATTGTTCAGGCAGCAGGAACCGGGATTGCCATGGGAAATTCAGTCCAGAAGCTGAAAGATGCGGCTGATTATGTGACAGATGATATTGCCCGGGATGGAGTATGGAAGGCATGCAGACACTTTGGATGGATATAG
- a CDS encoding aminopeptidase P family protein yields MNGGSAEKMTVDQKLELLRTKMKERGMDAYMVPTADFHESEYVGDHFKCRQFLTGFTGSAGIAVVTMKEACLWVDGRYFVQAAVQLQGTSVKMMKMGQEGVPSVAGYLEAEVPENGCLGFDGRVVNALTGIDLEKRLKEKNARILCSDDLVGEIWEDRPALSMEPAWALHEKYAGKTAEEKLKELRAKMKKEHTDMYVLTSLDDIAWLLNIRGNDIAYNPVVLSYVIVTEDKLYLFVNEKVLHGEAYPYMDNYHDIDMVKYLKNLGTEILPYDDIYKMATDITGHKILMEKQHINYALYNVLKDKNELVDKMNPTSDAKAVKNAVEIENEKRAHIKDGVAVTRFIYWLKHHIGKERLTELGVQDKLEEFRKEQEGYIEPSFATISAYGANAAMCHYSATKESDTVLEDHGFYLVDSGGQYYEGTTDITRTIALGELTEEEKEHFTLVLISMLRLKEVKFLYGCRGLSLDYVAREPFWSRGLNFDHGTGHGVGYLLNVHERPNGIRFRMVPERHDNGVLEAGMITSDEPGLYIEGSHGIRTENLILCVKDEKNQYGQFMKFEFLTFVPVDKDAVVKELMTERDIALFNAYHKDVFEKISPYMDDQEKEWLRKATAPI; encoded by the coding sequence ATGAATGGCGGATCAGCGGAAAAAATGACCGTGGATCAGAAATTAGAATTGCTCAGAACAAAGATGAAGGAACGTGGCATGGATGCCTATATGGTGCCTACTGCTGATTTTCATGAGTCTGAATATGTGGGAGATCATTTTAAATGCAGACAGTTCCTGACAGGTTTTACCGGTTCTGCGGGAATTGCAGTAGTGACCATGAAGGAAGCATGCCTGTGGGTAGATGGAAGATATTTTGTCCAGGCGGCAGTACAGCTTCAGGGAACTTCTGTAAAAATGATGAAAATGGGGCAGGAAGGCGTGCCTTCTGTAGCCGGATATCTGGAAGCAGAAGTGCCGGAAAATGGCTGTCTGGGTTTTGACGGAAGAGTAGTCAATGCATTGACCGGCATTGATCTGGAAAAGCGCCTGAAAGAAAAGAATGCAAGGATCCTTTGCAGTGATGATCTGGTGGGTGAGATCTGGGAAGACCGTCCGGCGCTGTCCATGGAGCCGGCATGGGCATTACATGAGAAATATGCAGGAAAGACAGCAGAAGAAAAATTAAAAGAGCTTCGTGCAAAAATGAAGAAGGAACATACGGATATGTATGTCCTGACATCGCTGGATGATATTGCATGGCTGTTAAATATCAGGGGAAATGATATTGCTTATAATCCGGTAGTGCTTTCCTACGTGATCGTAACAGAGGATAAATTGTATCTGTTTGTAAATGAAAAAGTGCTTCACGGAGAAGCATATCCATATATGGATAATTATCATGATATAGATATGGTTAAATACCTGAAAAATTTAGGAACAGAAATACTGCCTTATGATGATATTTATAAAATGGCAACAGATATTACCGGACATAAGATTCTTATGGAGAAGCAGCATATCAATTATGCGTTGTATAACGTGCTAAAGGATAAGAATGAACTGGTTGATAAGATGAATCCCACTTCTGATGCGAAAGCAGTGAAGAATGCGGTTGAGATTGAAAATGAGAAGAGGGCTCATATTAAGGACGGTGTAGCTGTTACCCGTTTTATCTACTGGTTAAAGCACCATATTGGAAAAGAACGTCTTACAGAGCTGGGTGTCCAGGATAAGTTAGAGGAATTCAGGAAGGAGCAGGAAGGCTATATTGAGCCAAGCTTTGCTACGATCTCTGCTTATGGGGCGAATGCGGCTATGTGTCACTATTCTGCAACAAAGGAAAGTGATACGGTACTGGAAGATCATGGATTTTATCTGGTAGATTCCGGTGGCCAGTATTATGAGGGAACGACAGATATTACCCGTACCATTGCGTTAGGAGAGCTGACAGAGGAAGAAAAAGAGCATTTTACTCTGGTCCTTATAAGCATGCTGCGATTAAAAGAAGTGAAATTTTTATATGGGTGCAGAGGCTTAAGCCTTGATTATGTGGCAAGAGAGCCATTTTGGAGCAGAGGACTGAATTTTGACCATGGAACTGGTCATGGCGTGGGCTATCTGTTAAATGTTCATGAAAGACCAAATGGTATCCGCTTCCGTATGGTGCCGGAGCGACATGATAATGGTGTTCTGGAAGCTGGAATGATCACTTCTGATGAACCGGGACTTTATATTGAAGGAAGCCATGGTATCCGTACAGAGAACCTGATCCTTTGCGTAAAGGATGAGAAGAACCAGTATGGCCAGTTTATGAAGTTTGAGTTTCTTACCTTTGTACCGGTTGATAAGGATGCGGTAGTGAAGGAGCTGATGACAGAGAGAGATATTGCTCTTTTTAACGCATATCACAAAGATGTGTTTGAGAAGATCAGTCCATATATGGATGACCAGGAGAAAGAGTGGTTAAGAAAGGCAACGGCCCCGATTTAA
- a CDS encoding prolyl-tRNA synthetase associated domain-containing protein → MTFMSETSTSQDPVSYYIDHTIYTGRPADTTSRLPKEIRTYDLLDSLGIAYARADHDTLPTMEACQEVGNLLGIEICKNLFLRNTQKTAFYLLILPGRKKFKTAALSKQIGSARLSFAEPEFMEQYLNITPGSVSVLGLMNDPENKVRLLIDKDILKNHPYFGCHPCINTSSLKFRTEDLLNKILPAIHHDYTMVDLPYAE, encoded by the coding sequence GTGACATTTATGAGCGAAACATCCACATCACAAGATCCTGTTTCTTACTATATTGACCATACTATATACACTGGCCGCCCGGCAGATACTACCAGCCGTCTTCCAAAGGAGATACGCACCTATGACCTGTTAGACTCCCTTGGAATCGCCTATGCCCGTGCAGACCATGACACACTTCCCACTATGGAAGCATGCCAGGAAGTAGGTAATCTTTTAGGCATTGAAATCTGCAAAAACCTGTTTCTTCGCAATACCCAGAAAACTGCCTTCTATCTGCTGATCCTTCCAGGCCGCAAAAAGTTCAAAACAGCCGCTCTCTCCAAGCAGATCGGCAGCGCCCGCCTTTCCTTTGCCGAACCGGAATTTATGGAACAGTACCTTAACATCACTCCCGGTTCTGTCAGTGTTCTCGGTCTGATGAACGATCCAGAAAACAAAGTCCGGCTGCTCATAGACAAAGATATCCTAAAGAATCATCCTTACTTCGGATGTCATCCATGCATCAACACCTCCAGCCTGAAATTCCGCACAGAAGACCTGTTAAACAAGATCCTCCCTGCTATCCACCATGACTATACCATGGTAGATCTTCCATACGCAGAATAA